A region from the Hippoglossus hippoglossus isolate fHipHip1 chromosome 18, fHipHip1.pri, whole genome shotgun sequence genome encodes:
- the tada2b gene encoding transcriptional adapter 2-beta, which translates to MADLGKKYCVNCLADVTNLRLRCTDCPDIELCPECFSAGAEIGNHRRWHGYQQVDGGRFSLWGPEAEGGWTSREEQSLLDAIEQYGFGNWEDMAAHVGASRTPQEVMEHYVTMYIHGNLGKACIPDNIPNRVTDHTCPSGGPLSPSLTTPLPPLDITLAEQQQLGYMPLRDDYEIEYDQDAEKLISGLSVNYDDEDVEIEMKRTHVDMYVRKLRERQRRKNIARDYNLVPVFLGRDKKDKEKEKPGAQGVVGTASGVGGVGAGGGAIGSGLATAAGSGSVPSTPKRKITKEEKDQRVRLRGLCQFMAHREFEDFFENMHKERGLRAKVRELQRYRRNGITRLEDSAEYEAARHKREKRKENKSVVASKRGSGGGGGLGSGMGLGGGAGGGGGIAGGLGVGGGIKEEGKDGEFAAIENLTGFELLSDREKVLCNSLNLSPARYLTVKTIIIKDHLQKRQGIPAKSRLPSYLDKVLKKRILTFLTESGWISRDAS; encoded by the exons ATGGCCGACCTGGGCAAGAAGTACTGCGTGAACTGCCTGGCAGACGTCACCAACCTGCGGCTCCGCTGCACCGACTGCCCCGACATCGAGCTGTGCCCGGAGTGCTTCTCGGCGGGGGCGGAGATTGGGAACCACCGGAGATGGCACGGCTACCAGCAGGTCGACGGCGGCCGCTTCTCCCTCTGGGGTCCcgaggcagagggaggatgGACCAGCAGGGAAGAGCAGTCGCTCCTCGATGCTATCGAGCAGTACGGCTTCGGAAACTGG GAGGACATGGCCGCTCATGTTGGAGCATCACGTACTCCTCAGGAAGTCATGGAACACTATGTCACCATGTACATCCACGGAAACCTGGGTAAGGCCTGCATCCCTGACAATATTCCCAACCGGGTCACCGACCACACCTGCCCCAGTGGGGGTCCCCTGTCGCCCAGCCTGACCACCCCTCTCCCCCCACTGGATATCACCctggctgagcagcagcagctgggctACATGCCGCTGCGGGACGATTATGAGATTGAATATGACCAGGATGCAGAGAAGCTCATTAGCGGCCTCTCTGTGAACTACGACGACGAGGATGTGGAGATTGAGATGAAACGCACCCACGTGGACATGTATGTGCGGAAGCTCAGAGAACGACAGAGACGTAAGAACATTGCCCGAGACTACAACCTGGTGCCTGTGTTCCTTGGCCGAGACAAGAAAgacaaggagaaggagaaaccaGGAGCACAGGGAGTCGTAGGCACTGCTAGTGGTGTGGGCGGGGTGGGAGCTGGCGGTGGCGCAATTGGATCAGGTTtggcaacagcagcaggatcAGGCTCCGTTCCAAGTACACCCAAAAGAAAGATCACCAAGGAAGAGAAGGACCAGCGGGTGAGGCTGCGGGGGCTGTGCCAGTTCATGGCCCATCGGGAGTTTGAAGACTTCTTTGAGAACATGCATAAAGAGCGCGGGCTGAGGGCCAAGGTGCGTGAGCTGCAGCGCTACCGTCGAAATGGCATCACCCGCCTGGAGGACTCTGCTGAGTATGAAGCCGCACGCCACAAACGGGAGAAACGCAAAGAGAACAAAAGTGTGGTCGCCTCCAAACGGGGCAGCGGAGGAGGCGGCGGGCTTGGCTCGGGGATGGGACTCGGAGGTGGAGCCGGAGGGGGAGGAGGCATTGCTGGAGGGTTAGGGGTAGGAGGCGGGATCAAAGAAGAAGGTAAGGATGGCGAGTTTGCTGCCATCGAGAATCTCACAGGCTTTGAGCTGCTGTCGGACAGAGAGAAGGTGCTGTGCAACTCTCTCAACCTCAGCCCAGCTCGCTACCTGACTGTCAAAACCATCATCATCAAAGATCACCTGCAGAAACGGCAAGGCATCCCCGCCAAGAGCCGGCTGCCCAGCTACCTGGACAAAGTCCTCAAGAAGCGCATTCTCACCTTCCTCACAGAAAGTGGCTGGATATCCCGAGACGCCTCCTAG
- the ccdc96 gene encoding coiled-coil domain-containing protein 96: protein MDRESDHGEHEVKTPEDNNNLTSSTNGKEGVPAVMEASHHGEENSSAPVEASSSESGDPLPSTDSLTTSKHLHEDSERPVSHVEFDISDGDGRPMLHLETSESEGTTSPAQEEEKEAEEEEIAAASPDPTQSEGVISEEDEQLLWREQCEERDKALKHNSQLKMKLAKYLSKKSRDTVQLETLGSGQLQEYGKSNILTDMKQQLASDLEVAQQEAEELRLQSQEKSDKVEKEWKEFVALKQDVAVTVLSQYLGKRTAQTKVESTLASEQHKQDKLIKLWVICMKLKMRIHRLEAELRGVEDQRKDPVQLLIGQLHAARLEHKKLVERQNEESIRLQNRIRSSLEVLSNVKEKLFWSQREVQAKREQLAEVEAIVARKREVLTTIKNELKSLQRDIQRLKESQGILGNRLLLRDFEDTVNACDHLEEQLENLKRRISELLDKMEQEPAGTL, encoded by the exons ATGGACAGAGAGTCAGACCATGGAGAACACGAGGTGAAGACCCCAGAAGACAATAATAATCTCACTTCTTCTACTAATGGGAAAGAAGGGGTCCCAGCAGTTATGGAGGCCTCACATCATGGAGAGGAAAACTCTTCAGCTCCTGTTGAAGCCTCCTCCTCTGAGAGCGGAGATCCACTCCCTTCCACCGACAGCCTCACAACAAGTAAACACCTGCATGAGGACAGTGAACGGCCAGTGTCCCATGTTGAGTTTGACATCAGTGATGGCGATGGACGTCCCATGCTGCACCTTGAGACCTCGGAGAGCGAGGGGACTACGAGTCCTgcgcaggaggaagagaaggaggctgaagaagaggagatcGCTGCTGCCAGCCCCGACCCTACACAAAGTGAAGGCGTCATCAGTGAGGAGGACGAGCAGCTTCTGTGGAGGGAGCAGTGTGAAGAGAGAGATAAAGCCCTCAAACACAACAGCCAGCTAAAGATGAAGCTGGCCAAGTACCTCAGCAAGAAGTCCAGAGACACTGTCCAGCTGGAGACACTTGGCTCAGGACAACTGCAGGAGTATGGGAAGTCCAACATCCTGACTGACATGAAACAGCAGCTCGCCTCTGACTTAGAGGTGGCCCAacaggaggcagaggagctgaGGTTACAGTCCCAGGAGAAGTCAGACAAG GTGGAGAAGGAATGGAAAGAGTTTGTGGCACTGAAGCAGGATGTAGCTGTGACAGTGCTAAGCCAATACCTGGGTAAACGAACAGCTCAGACCAAAGTGGAATCAACGCTGGCATCAGAGCAGCATAAGCAGGACAAGCTGATCAAGCTGTGGGTGATTTGCATGAAGCTGAAGATGAGGATCCACAGACTGGAAGCAGAGCTCCGAGGGGTCGAGGATCAGCGCAAGGACCCTGTGCAGCTCTTGATTGGACAGTTGCATGCTGCAAGGCTGGAGCATAAAAAACTTGTCGAAAGGCAAAATGAGGAATCGATAAGGCTTCAGAACAGGATCCGCAGCAGCTTGGAG GTCCTGTCAAACGTAAAGGAGAAGCTGTTCTGGAGTCAGAGGGAGGTCCAGGCCAAGCGAGAGCAGCTGGCAGAGGTGGAGGCCATTGTAGCGAGGAAGAGAGAAGTCCTGACCACGATCAAGAATGAACTTAAAAGTCTGCAGAGGGACatccagaggctgaaggagAGCCAAGGCATACTGGGGAACAGGCTCCTGCTGCGGGACTTCGAGGACACTGTGAATGCCTGTGACCACCTGGAGGAACAGCTGGAGAATCTGAAGCGCCGCATATCTGAGCTGCTGGATAAGATGGAACAAGAACCTGCAGGCACCTTATGA
- the LOC117779262 gene encoding eotaxin-like — protein MRALHVLLLCVLGAALLSSVLCNNGLGPDECCFGFYRGELAKARISSYQDTDTRCPRKAVLFTTKRSRKICADPKLQWVQSIMQQLDEESL, from the exons ATGAGGGCCCTTcacgtcctgctgctgtgtgtcctgGGAGCTGCACTGCTCTCCTCAGTGCTCTGCAACA ATGGACTGGGTCCTGATGAATGCTGCTTCGGTTTTTACCGAGGAGAACTGGCGAAAGCTAGAATCAGTTCCTATCAAGACACTGATACCAGGTGTCCGAGGAAGGCCGTCCT ttttacgACAAAGAGGTCTCGTAAAATCTGTGCGGATCCAAAGCTCCAGTGGGTTCAGAGCATCATGCAACAATTGGATGAAGAATCCTTGTAA
- the LOC117779259 gene encoding eotaxin-like: protein MRALHFLLLCVLGAALLSSVLCNNGLGPDDCCFGFYRGELAKARISSYQDTDTRCPRKAVLFTTKKSLKICVDPKLQWVQSIMQQLDEESL, encoded by the exons ATGAGGGcccttcacttcctgctgctgtgtgtcctgGGAGCTGCACTGCTCTCCTCAGTGCTCTGCAACA ATGGACTGGGTCCTGATGACTGCTGCTTCGGTTTTTACCGAGGAGAACTGGCGAAAGCTAGAATCAGTTCCTATCAAGACACTGATACCAGGTGTCCGAGGAAGGCCGTCCT ttttacgACAAAGAAGTCTCTTAAAATCTGTGTGGATCCAAAGCTCCAGTGGGTTCAGAGCATCATGCAACAATTGGATGAAGAATCCTTGTAA